The genomic segment TCAGTATCATAAActaagaacaagaacaaacaaagatGGGTCAAAGAAACctaaaaaagttacaaaacaaaaggagGATCAAGGATTAGTTACCTCTACGGGTACGCTTCTTGTAGAGGATACGGTACCCACACTCTCTGCATTGGATGACATCCCCAGACTTCAAAGTGTTCTCTTGTCCACAATCtgatacaaaaaaagaagtttaagccaaattacaaaacaaaaataaaccttttttacatacaaaatatcaGAGATCTTCCTATGAATTTTGGGTTTTCATTGTATATGTCTGAAGCTGTTTGGGAGAAGCTTGATTTttaagcaaaagcaaaagctcCTCCTCAAAAAACCTTAAGTCACATAAGATCAAAACAATACAGGAAAGTATTGATGATCAGATTGATTTATGCCTCCTAACTAAGCCAGATTATGAAATCTCCTAATAGATTAGGATTCATAAGGCTACTCAAAAGAGGCATATCCAACGAAGAGTGTCTGGTCTCTTTACGGTTCACAAATTTAGCATTTAAATTCACAAAGCTACAAGTCTTTTTACAaggaaaaaagcaaaacagTAACAAATTTCAAAGCTTTTCCCTTCAAGTTCAAAGCAAGATGTTTCAATGACAAATTTGAGTCTAAGCTTACCTCCGCAGACGTAAGTAACCGGTTCGGGCAGTGCTGGTTGTTGATCCATGGTATTGAAGCGAATctattcaacaaaagaaacagtACCCAGAAATTAGAATCAATTTTAGCGACCAGACAAAACTTCTCAGTTCAGGATTGATTTCGTACTTACCCTAGGGTTTTGTTGTTGACgatgttgatgattttgacGAAGAGACGAGGAGCAAGGGTCATTTATTATACTTGTATAAGGTTCTCGACATTAAAGCCCATATAAAGTTGGGCCGATGGGCTTATCAAATGCCGGTCAACGTTGACTCTTTTTTTAAACTCTagtttagtttgtgatttgtctaGCAACAATATACACAAGAAAGTCTAGGATGGTCCAAAGTACATACAGATGGGTGGATTGATTCTTAAGATTGAAAGAATGGCGGATGGGATAGTCCAGATTCCATCGCCACAGATCAGTCCTGAAGCTACTGCACCCGAGTAATCATCTGCGTCTTTCTTATTCATCCGTTcccatacaaacataatcacagTTCCTATGAACATGTCGATGGTGAAGTACGCTCCTATGTAGAACGGACCAGCCATAGCCATTGGAAGTGGTATGAACTTAGAGATCTTCAGCGGTGTGATTTCTCTTACTAGATTAACAGCCAGAGCAGCGATGAAGAATCCGCAACAAAGAGCCAAACAATGCTTAGGCAGTTTTGCAAAGCCTTCTATCCCTAGAATAGCCATTTCGCGGTAGATGACAGCGTAAGGTGCTTTGTAGACACCATCAGGATCACCGATATCAAAAGCAGTCCAAAACAGCCAGAACGTGATAGGAGTGATTATGCAACCCATAGCTGTACCTAAAAGCTGAGTTACAAACATGGATTTTGCAGACGACAATGTGAGGTAACCTGTTTTAAAGTCCTGCATGAGATCAGCTGCAGTTGAGACGATTGACATCATAAGACCACATGCTGCTAAACCGGCAATGACTCCACCTTTACTACCTACGATTGAAGCGATGATGAAAAGACCAGTCTTTCCGTAGGTTGAAGGCATGCTCATATCCGTTAGCCCTGCTCCATATGAGTTGCAAAAAGCAAGAGCCGGGGCAACCATGTATGTACAGAGGACTAAGTACCATTTCAGTGGTGGGAATATCAACGGAACTGTAGCGGTTGAAACGGCTGCCAGACCCATATAACCAGAAACCGCAAACCCTAGGGGTATACGGTCCTTGAGAAATACgtcatctcttttcttcttctccagcaGTAACTTCGAGGTCTCATTCGTACCTAAGATGTCGGTAAAGAGAGGTAGGTGGTGTTGTTTGGAGTTTGTGTTGCCGAACTCTTTCACAGTGACAACAATGATCTTAATGAGGTTGTAGAGACCGTCACCAAGGATGATAGCAGTGGGAATAAAGACCTATATAAGTTCGGTAATGATATGAAAAAGAATCAGTAACCACTGCAGAGAGAGTATACCAAATGAAACAGATCAACTCTGTTCTCCCCTTTTTGAACTCTGTGATTTGTTTATTATACCTTATAGCCATAGAGACCTTTGAAGTCGTTGGCCTCAAGGTCAGATGGATACCAGTCGCCAGCATGCTGTGATATAAATGGCCAGAGAAAACCCCAAGAAATGATTGCACCGAGAAGAACAGAACAGTTCACCAAATGGGGACAGATCATACCACATCCAATAAAAGTAGGACTGAAATCAAAGTAAAACCTGCGCACCAGAAAAATCATTGAATCATTTGCAATAGATTATTGTTAAACTGTACTATAGAGTAACTATGAACTTACGTGTACTTGAACAGCGTCAAACCAAGAGTGGGAAAGTGATCAAACCCACAGGCACCACCAATACCACTGAAGAACCACTTGAAGCAACTCCAAACTAAGCTAAGGCTCAGGTACTTCCCAAGACATTTAACTTGGTTTCTGAAGTAAATAACATTGGAGATGAGAATATTTAATGAAACTCAATTAAGCTATGTTCTGCAGGGAGATGATGAGATTGAAAAGTTGAATCTTTGACAAATTTACCCTGCAAGCTCTGCTCCAGTGTTGTTGTGGAAACTGTTAATCAACATTGCTGTAGCGGTTCCACTGGGATACGTAAGCTTGTAGTCCAAAATCATCACCTGTGAGTGAGATACTACTGAATAAGGATCAAGATATCAAACAATAGTGTTCTCTTAGCTTAATATTGGTTCTCTTACCTTGCGAAGTGGAACGAGACTGAAGAGACCGAGGAAgctaacaacaaataaaaagcCAGTCATCCACCACAATCCAGGATTTATAACATCTTCAGGATTGTTTCCAGGATAATCAGCACCAATGAGCTTATACGTTCTATCATCCATAGCTATCAAATACGAACCAAACCCtcctgaacaaaaaaaaaaaacaagaattcaagaaacagctctaaaaccaaaaaacccaTTTCCAAGCTAAAGCAATGTTGATTCTTAGTACCGCTGTAAGCAAGGCCGTAGCAGGAGACAACGCAAGTCTGAATAACAGTGTTCTCTTGCTTAGTAAAAGGTTTAggtgaaaaccctaattgagaCAAGAAGCCAGTCCACgacttgacgaagaagaagccgAGAAGACCAGCAGCTACGTTTAGCGAAGGAATGATTCCGATTGTTAGATTGAGCTTATGGGTTATGATACAGAACAATGTCCCCAACAGGGCACTAGCGACCAAGCCTCGGATCGTGATCTGGTCCTTCCACTCGGGgacatcttcatcatcgtcatccAGATTCGTGGCTTGTAACAACAATGTCTCTGTTATCTCCGTTGACTTTGTAATCTCCGTCTCcataactacaaaaaaaaaactacttccTTTCTCGAGTATTTTCCGGCAGGTTTCACCGGCAAATTAcataaatctgatttttttttttttttttgttttttttccatgtgATCGATTACTCCGACAAGAACACACATACCATTGGCGAAGGAAATGGTGGCAGTTGACTAAATTGCGGTTATAAAACTTTATGATTGACTAAGACGTTTCATTGGTTAAATTATCgaataagaaaacaacatgTGTCCAAAAGTGACGCTGTAATTTTTCGGTCTTCACATATAGACCACAGTGCTCATCATTTTTGTGCACATGCATCAGAGCCAGAGGAATATAAGTGAGATACAAAATCACAATTGGCTAATAATGTTGTTGTTCCTTAAACCATCTATTGACTAGTTGTCTAGTTCTCTGGTTGTTTTCTTAAGGAATCCATTTGAATTCTGAATTGTGGATTTAGCTTACCCAAATTAGGGTGGCGTCTCAACACCTTGATCTTCTCCGAATATCGGTTTTCTAGATCCCGGATATTGAAACACCGGCGTAGATCAAGGTGCTCCAAGTTAAGACAGTTGTCAAGATTGGCGTATAAGCCGATGTCTGAAAGTCCGTTCCAAAGAAGCTGGAGGTGGCGTAGTTCGGTCATGCTCTCGGCAATTGCTAGGGCATCAACATCATCACTGTTAGAGCGCCAGTAAGAGCCCCAGTAACACAAGCAGTTTAGCTTCAATGACTTTAGCCGTGAACAAGAATGACCTATAGCTTTCAAATCCAGTCTTGACCACATAATTGAGACCTCGAGCTCTTCAAGCCGTGGAAGTTTTCCAACTGCGTTCACAAGTCCCTCTTTCGACATTCCATAGTACATTGCAAGTCCAAAGCTTCTCAGATTGCTTGCTCTGCAAATACATATATTGCTTATGAAGTttaatcataattcataaactaaacattaatataaaactcactaggggctgttattggagagatgatttctaaatccatatggaattgtaaatccataatgtagattttgaaatccaaaaacaaatcattaaatgaataacatgtgattttaaaaagtatttgtaaatcatagaaccaataacacataattttgataagtattt from the Camelina sativa cultivar DH55 chromosome 12, Cs, whole genome shotgun sequence genome contains:
- the LOC104732698 gene encoding probable metal-nicotianamine transporter YSL4, translating into METEITKSTEITETLLLQATNLDDDDEDVPEWKDQITIRGLVASALLGTLFCIITHKLNLTIGIIPSLNVAAGLLGFFFVKSWTGFLSQLGFSPKPFTKQENTVIQTCVVSCYGLAYSGGFGSYLIAMDDRTYKLIGADYPGNNPEDVINPGLWWMTGFLFVVSFLGLFSLVPLRKVMILDYKLTYPSGTATAMLINSFHNNTGAELAGNQVKCLGKYLSLSLVWSCFKWFFSGIGGACGFDHFPTLGLTLFKYTFYFDFSPTFIGCGMICPHLVNCSVLLGAIISWGFLWPFISQHAGDWYPSDLEANDFKGLYGYKVFIPTAIILGDGLYNLIKIIVVTVKEFGNTNSKQHHLPLFTDILGTNETSKLLLEKKKRDDVFLKDRIPLGFAVSGYMGLAAVSTATVPLIFPPLKWYLVLCTYMVAPALAFCNSYGAGLTDMSMPSTYGKTGLFIIASIVGSKGGVIAGLAACGLMMSIVSTAADLMQDFKTGYLTLSSAKSMFVTQLLGTAMGCIITPITFWLFWTAFDIGDPDGVYKAPYAVIYREMAILGIEGFAKLPKHCLALCCGFFIAALAVNLVREITPLKISKFIPLPMAMAGPFYIGAYFTIDMFIGTVIMFVWERMNKKDADDYSGAVASGLICGDGIWTIPSAILSILRINPPICMYFGPS
- the LOC109128196 gene encoding DNA-directed RNA polymerases II, IV and V subunit 12, translating into MDQQPALPEPVTYVCGDCGQENTLKSGDVIQCRECGYRILYKKRTRRVVQYEAR
- the LOC104733906 gene encoding putative F-box/LRR-repeat protein 23; this encodes MASFLKVNEKPINWAELQPDLLSSILLRLDVVEILENAQKVCKPWRRVTKDPSMWRKIDMQNVGSRGFCVRDLEKMCSKAVDRSKGDLVEIKIGAFGTVELLNYIADRASNLRSFGLAMYYGMSKEGLVNAVGKLPRLEELEVSIMWSRLDLKAIGHSCSRLKSLKLNCLCYWGSYWRSNSDDVDALAIAESMTELRHLQLLWNGLSDIGLYANLDNCLNLEHLDLRRCFNIRDLENRYSEKIKVLRRHPNLGKLNPQFRIQMDSLRKQPEN